DNA sequence from the Bufo bufo chromosome 3, aBufBuf1.1, whole genome shotgun sequence genome:
ATAAGGGCTCAGTGTCTATATTGCAGACCGTAAATAGCCGGTCTGCAATATATGGACACTGGCTGTGTGTAGACatatagacatatggtgaatgttaattaataacttaaagcaaacctgtcaccatgattttgcgcatagagctggggacatgggctgctagctggccactagcacatctgcagtacccaggtcccatagctctccgcgcttttattgtgttaaaaaaccgttttgagtgatatgcaaattacctgatatgagtcctgtagccggagatgagtcaagcggaaagaagcctagcaccgccccgcgtcctccgaatctcctccttgccggctgacgtcacagagctggagcgttgaaatctcgcgatgcgcgaactagctcatgcgcagtgtcggcatcatgttcattccctgtgctggcatcagcacagggaacgaactacgcatgcgctagctcgcgcatcgcgagatttcggtgctccagctctgtgacgtcagccggcaaggaggagattcggaggatgcggggcggtgctgggctcctttccgcttgactcatctccggctacaggactcatatcaggtcatttgcatatcactcaaaacggttttttaacacaataaaagcgcggagagctatgggacctgggtattgcagatgtgctagtggccatctagcagcccatgtccccagctctatgcgcaaaatcatggtgacaggttcgctttaaaggggttggctcacttcagcaaatagcatttattatggaagttaatacaaggcacttactaatgtattgttatcatccatattgcctcgtttgctggctggattaattttttcatcatattatacactgcttgtttccatggttacgtccaccctgtaatccatgagTGgtagctgtgcttgcacactatgggaaaaagcGCCGGTCTCTCTTGTGGCTGGGACCGTGGCACTGCACAtagtctggtgctttttcctatatagtgcaagcacaaccactactGTTGAATTTCAGGATGGttgtaactatggaaatgagcagtgtataaactgTCTGGGTCCTGAAGGGTTTAATATTAATCATAGACTGCTACTGAATATTCATTAGGCTTTCTGCCACCAGCGGAAGCCATTTTAGAACACATTATTTAGTAGTTTCCTGTCACGCTGAAAATCATTACCGCACAAGTACTTTTCAGCAACAAGCTCTCACTGGTGCACCAGTTACAATGGTATTGCTACGGAAAGATAACCCTTTTCCTCAGGTTGCACATTCTCAACATCACAGGAAATGGCCTGGACTGCCGCTTAGCTTCTTACTGACTGAGGAGGGTCATCACTACAACTGGTACTATTTCCTGCTGTGTTGAGGTGCCAGCACTACAAGTACAATTTCATGGGAAAAACTAACCAGGACACTAAAATAGTAAGAGttagaccaacctataagaaaaaactcacatataatgtatgaataacactggggtctagtataatATACTGAGCCAACACAAGaacaaaaccaataaccccaaagaaagatgggagactcacatataaaatatatgtaatttattaagacataaCCAAATAACGAACAATATACAAGACATAAGGCACAAGTGTACAGGAGGGAGGGAGACCTCCTGTAAGGAGGTCAGATACAACCTCTCTCCCAAACACCCAGCTGGCAGGGAAAAGAGGTCACAGCCCTAGGTATACATCAGCATGAAAATTGTGAGAACTGTAGGTTCACTCAAAGTAACATGTGCTGGTATGTATGCTGTATGCACAGAAAAAGTAAATGAAATGAAAAGATACAAATAGCACAAGGCAAAGTTGCCCACCCACAGACCTGGGATGGGCGCATGAGGTATGCACATAGCCATTGAGCTGTATGATACAGACAGAGGCAAGTGTGCCAAGTGCAGATGGTAATTGGAATATAACAACTAACTGAGCAAAACAACAAAACATATATCACTCATGATATGCTGGACCCAGAGCGTGTGACCAAAAGCTGCACCTCAACGTACGTTTCACCTGgagaggcttcgtcaggaggactAGTGACACTAGGACTAGTGTTTTTTGCAAAGGCTGTTGAAGTGATTTGTGGCAAATGTATTAAAATTCTCACTCCTCAATAAATTTGACTCATTTTATCTGTATTACAGTGAAGAATGGAATCTATGCCTGCTAAGAAACCTGTCCTCAACCATGACTCCTCTGGAGACCACAGTTACTTTTCTCATTGCTCAAACTCATTCTGTTTGTCTTGGCTAGTGGCAAAGTTGAGAACCAGCCATGAGGCCTAGTCAGCCCTTATACCTCAGGTTCACTGAGTATAATTGTACTGGGCTGTTCTGGCTGAGCAATTGCTGTAAATACTTCATCCAAACAAATTTATGGTAAATGTGTCTGCAGGAAAGATCCAGAACGGAATTTGCGGCAGATACCTGCCGCTGAGTCACAGATTTCTGCCATGGATTTTCAGTTGTACATGCTGTGGATCTACCCATTAAATTGGGCTAATGCTTGAGTGGCCACCCATGGAAACCTTGACAAAAATTACCATGTCAATTCGATTTTGCCTTTGTTACAGATTTTAAATCCATGCATTGAAAATCTGAGACATATGAACTATGGCACAGATTCACACTAAAATCAATAGGATGCAGATTGGGAGAATTTTCAGTGGCAGAATCTTTCCAgaaaatgtaatattttattatgtGGAAACTGTTTTTAGACATTGTTTATAAGTTATAACATTTGCATTTGTACAACAACAGTAAATGTAACTTGAGTTTTCTTTGACTATTATTTAAAGACAGAATATATttaaagataaaaatatacaAGCTACTTGGACTTTTATGCACGCTTTATTTTCTGCAGTACACTGATTTGATGCAAAGATCATTCAAAGAAACACCAGCAAGATCATATATTACAAATATATTTATTCCATGCAACTTAAGAGCTAACAGACAAATCATATGTGTGGAAACCTCATTACTCTTTCAATATGATGATAGAAATAGAGCCCGAGGACCTGAAGTGTCATGTTCTCTCACAACAAAATGGAGTATTCAGCCCACATCATGAGTTGCTTGGTAGGAGAGTTGTTTTAACCTTAAAGTAGCCATGTCAAAGCCAGTAGTATAGAACAGATTTTTAGAAAGCTGAATACAAATAAATTAAGTCCCTGAGAATGAAGAACTAGTTACAAATAAACCTTAAGATATCTTTCTTCCATATTGCTTTCATTTGGATGTTCTCAGAAGAGCTTAACAGACAGATATGTCAGCATGGAGCTGACCAGCAGGGCCCAGGAGGATACAACTAGatggagaaaataaaaaaaagaatgttacAATATGTTTAATTTTCCAATTTCATGATTTTTAAATGTTTATgctttatgggggagatttatcaaaactggtgtaaataaaaactggcctagttgtccatagcaatcaatcacattctacctttcattttccaaaggagctgtgaaaaatgaaagctggaatctgattggtttaccggttttcctttacaccagttttgataaatctccctctatgGGTCTACGAATAGTTGACAGCAATATCTCATATTTGTTTTATTTCTCATATGTTGACACATATCTCATAGGTTTCCTTGTAAAAATAGCTAAATGTATTATATTTTCACTATCAAATCAATTATCTTTATAAATTGACATAGCATTCTTACCTGTATTAGATGCTGATGTGCTGTAGTCATCTGAAAGCAAAATGAAAGATAAAATGAATTTCTGGAATATCTTCATTGGTGCCATAAATCTTAATGTAATACatccaatagacttaaacaaggcACTGATTATAAAATATAGTGTGTATAGCATAGGAAAAGTAGGAGGCTTAAAAACTCATTCACAAGGACTTTTTGCACTGCTAAGCCAGTTGCCTTTCCAACATTAAAAAAGACCCTTGATTTTCAAAAGGCATTTCAATGTTATATAGAGTTCTTATTGACCACCTAATAATTTCTAATTAAAAAATGAAATGTGTCTATAAGAATCAGATTGCAGAAAAATGGAAAATACCATGCAAGTTCAAGGCAACTTTTATGTTAACATAATGTTAATatggaagatgatggaaatgctgAAAGAGGCATCTGCAGCGCACAGCGATATAAAATCTGTTTAAAAGGACTGCCAAAACAGAACATAAATCTTTTAATCAGGTATGAATTCTGTTTTTGGGGTATTGCCTAGAAATGTTGTAGGTCAAACCCTGCTTCTCTATAATTTACCATACTTTTGAGagctagtaaggctactttcacacttgcgtttttcttttccggcatagagttccgtcacaggggctctataccggaaaagaactgatcaggtatgtccccatgcattctgaatggagagtaatccgttcagtttgcatcaggatgtcttcagttcagtcgttttgactgatcaggcaaaagataaaaccgtagcatgctacggttttatctccggctaaaaaaactgaagacttgcctgaatgccggatccggcattttttcccataggaatgtattagtgccggatccggcattcagaataccggaatgccggatccgtccttccggtataacGCATGCgctgactgaaaaaaaggtgaaaaaataaatgccggatccgtttttgccggatgacaccggaaagacggatccggcatttcaatgcattttttcgactgatcaggcatttttaagactgatcaggatccttatcagtcttactaatgccatcagttagcatacattttgcctgatccggcaggcagttccggcgatggaactgcttgccggatctctctgccgcaagtgtgaaagtagcctaagacgttgTCTTAATGTCATTTTGGTTTACTTTATGTataattgtttttatattttattctatattctATAGAAAAGTTATACATTATAATATGAAAAAATGCAACATATCACACATAAATGGCTTCTTTAACATGCTatataaaaattaaaggggtattacggGTACAACAGGATTGGGGATAACTTATAGATTGTGGAGGTCCTACCGCCGGGACCCCCAATGATCATAAGAACTGGGGACCTGTACCTCCTGCTGCCCCTTGAAATGAGCATAGCGGCTGATCAGGTCCTGTAGAAAGGGGATAACTTAAAGGCATTGTGAAGGCAgtatttattgatgacttatcaAATATTTGATCtacgggagtccgacacccgtcagtcccaccaatcagctgtttgaagaggaggcagagcactattactactccaAGAGAGCACTGCTTCTTCATTATACTGGCCATTGTCtcgggtgcagtgtaattacaagtactcgccccattcactttaatgtagcaattacttgtaattacactaatgGAGCATGGCCTCCTCTGTAAAcagttgattggcaggggtgccgagtgtcggaccctcacagttcagatattgatgacctatcctaaggataggcaatTAATAAAGACtgtctgaacaacccctttaatgtcaacaGAATAATTTCCCCAAAAAGTCCACAAAATGATAAATCACAAATAAAATGACTTTTAGAAATTTACAAACCTAAGAAATTCACCGGGATTTGTAATATTCCTATTCCATCACCACTTTCAGAACGAGCAACGTTACACTGTAGAACAGAAAAAATGACTGTTATCATTGGCTCCATTAATAGATAATGTAATGTTCGAGAAACAATGCAAATAGACAAACATTTTTAAATAAGAATTATTTTCTCACCCCAGTGCATGTTTTATTTTTGACACACAGTCGCACTTCACATGTAATATAAACTAAAGCCTGTCCTTGAAATGCAAATGAATTAAATTTCATTCGGGACTCTAGAGATACTCCGTTCTCCAGCACCTCTGCAGTTACTCCCTGATTAGCAGGACACCTATAAGATGAATAAACAAAATGCCAAAAGGTCATAATATAAGATGTGATGCATGATAAATCTCAAGAATAGTATATACCAGGGATGCTCAtcctgcggcccttcagctgttgcaaaactacaattcccagcatggcctaatagctgtaggctgtccaggcatactgggagttgtagttttgaaacagctggagggccgcaggttgggcatccctggcatatactgcaagaagaagaagaatataGCATGTCAAAACCTAATGTATAGAAGTAACTGTAATGTAGTAGCTATGTACATTATAGATCTAATTTAAGGAAATGTGGAGTTATTAACCAGGGCAACCAGACATTATAAATGCAGAAACGATGTGCACTAGTGTAGCATAGCTGTCTTTAAaatggttatccaacccctataatgacccccctaatGCCCCTAAGATaagttatacttaccctgcttccaggcacccacgtcgcttctgatgcccgcatGGCTGCTGCTGTATCTCACCGTCGTGTGGATCGAAACATACGGTTATGGGGGGAGTATGGTATTTGGACAGCCAATAGCAGACCGTGACTGAGACGAGCCTCCTTAGCATCGTGGGTGACTCTAGGAAGGCTCTCCCCcgttgcagcctgctattggctgtcccCCCTCCCCGGACGCCGAATGTTTTGATCCGCATGACaaggagatgcagcggcagctaTCAGAAGCAACGTGGGtgtcggggagcggggtaagtataacctataggAGGTGCCTGGGCATTGGGGGTGTTATCATAGGTGTTGGATAGCTCCTTTAAACTTTGTTCATACACCTTGCTTTTTTTGTTTAGAACCCACTACAATAAAAAGAGGCACCAAACTATTGCATGAACAATGCCTTCGCATGTATTTAAGCTGGCCATATTCATAAGATAGCTATTCAGCAAACTCTCATTCAGTTAACATCTCTTCCGACCCCTCAGTAAACATGCACACTTGGCTCAGGGTCAAAGTTTATTCACTTGGGGACAGGAAGACAAGCCGTTGGTAGAAATAATTTAAGCTGTATTGGCAGTCTTACACACTTGGATTTTCAGTCAATGTTACCTCCTTATGTTTCACTCCAAAAAGGTAATTCCTTCACAGTAATGTTGGaaataattcatttttattaaaaagtTTAATTAAATAATACAGTTAAATAATTAAAGTCTTACATGAAGTAAAAACTATTTAAGGccatattcacacatcagtgttttgatcagcgatctccatcagtgattgtgagccaaaaccaggagtggaagcTGCATAGAGATAAAGTATATATTAGAcctacacctggttttggctaagaatcactgaccgaacacttgactgtgtgaataaggcctaaagaTATAAAAATAACATACCCTCCACTCAGAATCGACACTTTATTGACATTATTGACATCATTATCGGGTGTAGCGTAACAGCTTTCCGCTCTTATAACAAATGAGCTTCCATCCGTAGCTTGTGAGAATACTCCCAAGTACACATTTGATCCAACTGGAACATTGTCATTCTCTTGTATTGGTGTACTGAATTGGTCATCCCAATATGCTGTCATTGTAGTGAGTACTGAGCCTTCCCCACTTACTGAAATGTTGACAGTgctgtgaatgaataattgtaaaCTGTTGGTTAGGAACTGCTGCACTTATAGAGGCCAAAGTAATGGAAGTTATTTATTTTCAATGTACTTTTCCTGCATAGAAAAGTAATGACAAACTAAATGATCTAGATACAATCAGAATTTAGAAAATTATTTGAACGTACTTTATTGTAGGCTTGAGTGCAGCCACCAGACTTATCTGCATGGACAGATTGTAAGAGCACGTGAAGGACATGTTGAGAGGGTTGCTAGTAATAATGCTTGAGTTCTGAATTCCAATGTAGAGCGTGTTGGTATAATTAACTTTTGTAGAATCAGTCTAAGAACAAaatacattttaaagaaaaaaagtatatttttgtAACATATGTACTTAAAGTAAGAAGATTTGGTTGTGCTGTAGATTTAAAAGTGTAGAGTACATTTGCCACTCTGACAGGAGTGTGTCATCTGGTAAGAAAAGATCAAAAGTTGCACCAGTTGAGCAATGCACTTAACTCCTAATATAAAGCACACAGGCTAAAACTAATCTTTGTGCTTGAATGATTGTTCATTCAGGACCATGTGACTGCATCTCCAATGTTTTTGTTTATAAGAAGCCATAgaggacacttaaaggggttgtccgagttatatttattgatgacctatcctcaggataggtcatcagtatcagattggctgGGTTCCGACAccgggcacccccaccgatcagctgtttgaagaggaggcacgctgcctcctcttcactgtttaccttctcgctgttgcatctgcagcgggtgagcaggtgtaattacacccaagccgtcccattcatttctatgggacgaaTCGCTCctacatctgcagcggtgagcaggtgtaattacacccaagccgtcccattcatttctatgggacgaaTCGCTCCTATGTATAGGAGCGAttcgtcccatagaaatgaatgggacggcttgggtgtaattacacctgctcatcgctgcagatgcaacagcgagaaggtaaacagtgaagaggaggcagcgctggcacggcgcgcgcctcctcttcaaacagctgatcagtgggggtgccgggtgtcggaccccagccaatctgatactgatgacctatcctgaggataggttatcaataaatataactcggacaacccctttaatttcgatTCCTGCTTTGTTTTACCTGCATGTGAAAGTTCCCATTATTGAAGTCTATGATCTCAGAACACCACTGATTTCTAAAATgatgtgttaggcccctttcacacgggcgagtattccgcgcggatgcgatgcgtgaggtgaacgcattgcacccgcactgattaccgacccattcatttctatggggccgtttcacatgagcggtgattttcacgcatcacttgtgcgttgcgtgaaaatcgcagcatgctctatattctgcggttttcacgcaacgcaggccccatagaagtgaatgggtgttgcgtgaaaatcgcaagcatccgcaagcaagtgcagatgcggtgcgatttttctcgcacggttgctaggagacgatcgggatggagacccagtcattattatttccccttataacattgttataagggaaaataatagcattctgaatactgaatgcatagtaaaatagcgctggaggggttaaaaaaaataaataaataatttaactcaccttaatccacttgaccgcggagccgacatctccttctgtctcctttctttaggacctgggtaaaggacctgtggtgacgtcactccggtcatcacatgatccatcacatgatcttttaccatggtgatgaatcatgtgatggatcatgtgatgaccggagtgatgtcaccacaggtcctttacccaggtcctaaagaaaggagacagaaggagatgccgggctccgcggtcaagtggattaaggtgagttaaataattttttatttttttttaacccctcccatcttactatgcattctgtattcagaa
Encoded proteins:
- the LOC120993760 gene encoding pancreatic secretory granule membrane major glycoprotein GP2-like; translated protein: MIFPYILVFAAVFIQKGGANPQMCSTCGGGSCTADNGCSCNNDLTISCVPTNECASVGTNICCPTGYYWSSVDNCCTDTLLCNPSCMSEEICQNVSAVATCSCNTTLFYGMSSSSFVPTVTCESAVITISMSKCLLEGFGYDSSSFKFNDNSDSCVNTYTSAVNDITMQYIQVLPQAGWCGNEVTTDSTKVNYTNTLYIGIQNSSIITSNPLNMSFTCSYNLSMQISLVAALKPTINTVNISVSGEGSVLTTMTAYWDDQFSTPIQENDNVPVGSNVYLGVFSQATDGSSFVIRAESCYATPDNDVNNVNKVSILSGGCPANQGVTAEVLENGVSLESRMKFNSFAFQGQALVYITCEVRLCVKNKTCTGCNVARSESGDGIGILQIPVNFLDDYSTSASNTVVSSWALLVSSMLTYLSVKLF